In Thermococcus zilligii AN1, a genomic segment contains:
- a CDS encoding RsmB/NOP family class I SAM-dependent RNA methyltransferase, whose protein sequence is MGYEEAFPGELREYYRGLFGSEADEIMASLRTPVEKYYIRVNTLKTSRSKLMEVLKKEGLKPKRSPYLKEGIYFEREGPNFDDDYNPGLKKVVANKFAAESVYQGAMLYAPGVLKADGDIKPGDEVEIRDPKGLLVGVGIARMSAKEMETSTRGLAVEVTLPKFKLPSLSELESFREGLFYAQSLPSMVTARVLEPGEEDLVIDMAAAPGGKTGHIAQLMGNRGEIIAIDKSRNRLKKMEEELNRLGVKNVKLLHMDSRKLPELGIKADKILLDAPCTALGIRPKLWESRTPKDIEATARYQRAFIWAAIKSLKRDGVLVYSTCTISYEENEANVKFMLEKGLKLEEQPLFIASPGIGIEGVQRFYPNRHMTQGFFIAKLRKV, encoded by the coding sequence ATGGGTTACGAGGAGGCCTTTCCAGGTGAGCTGAGGGAATACTATCGGGGGCTCTTCGGGAGCGAAGCGGATGAGATAATGGCCTCCCTCAGAACTCCGGTGGAGAAGTACTACATAAGGGTGAACACACTCAAAACGAGCCGCTCGAAGCTTATGGAGGTACTGAAAAAGGAGGGCCTGAAACCGAAGAGGAGCCCCTACCTCAAGGAGGGTATATACTTCGAGAGGGAAGGGCCAAACTTTGACGACGATTACAACCCGGGCCTTAAAAAAGTCGTCGCCAATAAGTTTGCGGCGGAGAGCGTTTACCAGGGGGCCATGCTCTACGCACCGGGGGTTCTGAAGGCGGATGGAGACATAAAACCCGGTGACGAAGTGGAGATAAGAGACCCGAAGGGCCTTTTGGTCGGAGTTGGGATAGCGAGGATGAGCGCGAAGGAAATGGAAACCTCAACGAGGGGATTGGCGGTCGAGGTGACCCTCCCCAAGTTCAAACTTCCAAGCCTGAGCGAGCTGGAGTCCTTCAGGGAGGGCCTGTTCTACGCCCAAAGCCTGCCTTCGATGGTAACCGCGAGGGTTCTTGAGCCGGGCGAGGAAGACCTGGTCATAGACATGGCCGCCGCCCCCGGCGGAAAGACCGGCCACATAGCCCAGCTCATGGGGAACAGGGGAGAGATAATCGCCATAGACAAATCCAGGAACAGGCTCAAAAAGATGGAGGAAGAGCTGAACAGGCTGGGCGTTAAGAACGTTAAGCTGCTCCACATGGACTCCAGAAAGCTTCCCGAGCTGGGGATAAAGGCCGATAAGATCCTCCTCGATGCGCCGTGCACGGCCCTGGGAATAAGGCCAAAGCTCTGGGAGAGCAGAACGCCGAAGGACATAGAGGCCACGGCCAGGTATCAAAGGGCCTTCATCTGGGCGGCCATAAAGTCCCTCAAGAGGGATGGCGTTCTCGTTTACTCCACCTGCACGATAAGCTACGAGGAGAACGAAGCAAACGTGAAGTTCATGCTCGAAAAAGGCCTAAAGCTCGAGGAGCAACCGCTATTCATAGCCTCCCCGGGGATTGGAATCGAAGGAGTCCAGAGGTTCTACCCCAACAGGCATATGACGCAGGGCTTCTTCATAGCCAAGCTAAGGAAGGTGTAA
- a CDS encoding protein translocase subunit SecF, with product MAAKKPKGKASSDGEIMNQKQKRLSFLVSMEPKKMILYPFVVFVLALLLLAVHPPERGIDLRGGVVVTVYNVDASPDELASYLTDKTGTELHAERFHDSINGITGIRIYAPADANPDLISDLIKARYPNADITPRVVDPTFGKIAQRQGIKAVAYAFIGMAIVVFLFFRDPIPSGTIIFSAFSDMVIALAIMGLLGIKLTTATIAALLMLIGYTVDSNILLTTRLLRRKEDTVEDAYLSAVSTGFTMSTTTLGALIVLWLVSTSDVIDSITIVLIFGLLADFMNTWIFNAGVLRWYIVSPYRFSIKLRRGS from the coding sequence ATGGCAGCTAAAAAACCAAAGGGGAAAGCTTCCTCCGACGGGGAGATTATGAATCAGAAGCAGAAAAGACTCTCATTCCTGGTCAGCATGGAGCCGAAGAAAATGATCCTCTATCCCTTTGTGGTGTTCGTTCTTGCGCTTCTCCTTTTGGCAGTACACCCTCCTGAGAGGGGCATAGACCTCAGGGGAGGAGTTGTCGTAACGGTTTACAATGTTGACGCTTCACCCGATGAGCTCGCCTCCTATCTGACCGATAAGACGGGAACTGAACTCCACGCTGAAAGGTTCCACGACTCAATAAACGGAATAACCGGAATAAGGATATACGCACCGGCCGATGCAAATCCGGATCTTATCTCGGATTTAATCAAGGCCAGATATCCCAATGCGGACATTACTCCAAGGGTTGTTGATCCAACCTTCGGTAAGATCGCGCAGAGGCAGGGCATAAAGGCGGTGGCATATGCTTTTATTGGCATGGCCATCGTGGTCTTCCTGTTCTTCAGGGACCCCATACCCTCGGGAACGATAATCTTTTCGGCGTTCTCTGATATGGTGATAGCGCTCGCTATCATGGGACTCCTCGGGATAAAGCTGACGACGGCAACGATAGCGGCACTGCTCATGCTCATAGGTTACACCGTTGACAGCAACATTCTTCTAACGACCAGACTCCTGAGGAGGAAAGAGGACACGGTTGAAGACGCTTATCTCTCGGCTGTTTCCACAGGCTTCACGATGAGCACCACGACCCTCGGTGCTCTCATAGTGCTTTGGTTGGTTTCCACTTCGGACGTTATAGACAGCATAACGATAGTCCTCATCTTCGGCCTTCTCGCGGACTTCATGAACACGTGGATATTCAACGCCGGCGTGCTGAGGTGGTACATAGTGAGTCCTTACAGGTTCTCGATAAAGCTCAGGAGGGGTAGCTGA
- a CDS encoding lysylphosphatidylglycerol synthase transmembrane domain-containing protein, with amino-acid sequence MEWKKALPFLAGLAVILALVWWAGTEEVLTILSGASLTWLGAALLAYLGGIITWALRWHVLLEGVGVKARFRDTLAALFVGILFNNITPGARGGGEAIRAYYLAGRTGPSYGRILASITADRILDLIPVMVMMLFSMFYAYWRGVYSLFTLLLLLNVIIISLTGLATVIIASESRMRKILFGLFRLLARIMPSRVLKYEEKFGQLVETNIPHFANGLRTISRDRKTFTVALGYSFLTWFFVLLRSYFIFISLSHRVSFTDVMVVQMIGTAVGLISIIPGGAGLIEAVTAGSFVLLGITREMAVTASILDRIISFWLPLVAGIIFVAKFGLKPKTASLGGEDTSDKSRGKNG; translated from the coding sequence ATGGAGTGGAAAAAAGCGCTACCCTTCCTCGCGGGCCTTGCGGTAATATTGGCCCTCGTCTGGTGGGCTGGAACCGAGGAGGTGCTCACAATACTCAGCGGAGCCAGCCTAACATGGCTTGGAGCGGCTCTGCTTGCCTATCTGGGGGGTATAATAACCTGGGCCCTTAGGTGGCATGTTCTGCTCGAGGGAGTCGGGGTTAAAGCAAGGTTCAGGGACACTCTTGCGGCGCTGTTTGTTGGAATACTCTTCAACAACATAACCCCGGGCGCCAGAGGCGGAGGGGAAGCCATCAGAGCCTACTACCTTGCAGGGAGGACAGGGCCATCATACGGAAGAATACTCGCGAGTATCACAGCGGACAGAATCCTGGATCTAATCCCGGTCATGGTTATGATGCTCTTCTCAATGTTCTATGCCTACTGGAGGGGGGTCTACTCCCTCTTCACCCTGCTCCTTCTCCTCAATGTTATCATCATTTCCCTCACAGGGCTTGCAACCGTCATAATAGCCAGCGAGAGCAGAATGAGAAAGATTTTGTTCGGGCTTTTCAGGTTACTGGCAAGGATAATGCCCTCGAGGGTGTTAAAGTACGAGGAAAAATTTGGCCAGCTCGTTGAAACTAACATACCTCACTTCGCGAACGGCCTGAGAACAATATCACGGGACAGAAAAACGTTCACAGTGGCCCTGGGATACTCGTTCCTCACGTGGTTCTTTGTACTCCTCAGGAGCTACTTCATCTTCATAAGCCTGAGCCACCGGGTGAGTTTCACCGATGTGATGGTAGTCCAGATGATAGGGACTGCGGTCGGACTGATAAGCATTATTCCAGGAGGCGCTGGGTTGATAGAAGCGGTCACCGCGGGATCCTTTGTCCTGCTGGGGATAACAAGGGAAATGGCGGTAACTGCAAGCATTCTGGACAGAATAATCTCGTTCTGGCTTCCATTGGTAGCGGGAATTATCTTCGTTGCAAAGTTTGGTTTAAAGCCTAAAACCGCCTCTTTAGGCGGAGAGGATACCTCGGATAAATCTCGTGGGAAAAACGGATGA
- a CDS encoding preprotein translocase subunit SecD family protein, which produces MARKRGIKALLLNWRVLLLILSLIGSIAAIAVNGLTYGIDIGGGVALIAKPDRPLSGEEVDGIASSLQNRLNTFGVKDITIESQRDPETGETLFVVKVANVTLDEAKQIKNLIESQGVLYMELDGVVFARGSDVTVYSSNYGLDLQRCPTCWYVGFTLSGDSLKKFNELKKGKAGWPVDIFLDPPVNSLIVVSDRVYSTMQGFLGEPVSGTPKPLVQRISEAFNITVVKYQNQSAGELVKNATSLGKDTIIVVDLPEELYTKVKNELLQSNLGVRVSYYSPQQGEDPKSFVARILHLYGPYVLSAEVVEGDSNSFQLTGSAATKEEALQEAKRIYSVLRSGSLPTKLGVISEEYISPTLGSSFKKQALMAGLGALIAVLLAIYFHYRRWKLAIPIASTSLFEVIIILGMASLIRWNLDLPSIAGIIAAIGTGVDQQIVITDELLGGSSAEGVSRRMGLLRRMARAFFVILASATTTIVAMSFLLFYFVGTLKGFAVTTILGVLIGILITRPAYAEIAKYLLSLE; this is translated from the coding sequence ATGGCCAGAAAAAGGGGTATCAAAGCCCTCCTGCTCAACTGGAGGGTTCTTCTGCTCATACTCTCCCTGATCGGCTCAATAGCGGCAATAGCCGTGAACGGTCTCACGTATGGAATAGACATTGGAGGTGGCGTTGCCCTAATTGCCAAGCCCGATAGGCCTCTCAGCGGGGAGGAAGTCGATGGAATAGCTTCATCTCTCCAGAACAGACTCAACACCTTCGGCGTTAAGGACATAACCATCGAATCCCAGCGCGATCCTGAGACTGGAGAAACTCTCTTCGTTGTTAAGGTGGCCAACGTCACCCTTGACGAGGCCAAGCAGATAAAGAACCTCATAGAAAGCCAGGGTGTCCTTTACATGGAGCTGGACGGCGTTGTTTTTGCAAGGGGGAGCGACGTTACAGTTTACTCAAGCAACTATGGTCTCGATCTGCAGAGATGCCCGACCTGCTGGTACGTTGGCTTCACCCTATCCGGGGACTCCCTGAAAAAGTTCAACGAGCTGAAGAAGGGAAAGGCCGGCTGGCCTGTTGATATTTTCCTGGATCCTCCCGTCAACTCTCTGATCGTTGTTTCCGACAGGGTTTACAGCACGATGCAGGGCTTTTTAGGCGAGCCGGTATCAGGAACCCCCAAGCCCCTTGTCCAGAGGATCAGCGAGGCCTTCAACATTACCGTAGTCAAATACCAAAATCAGAGCGCTGGAGAGCTTGTAAAAAACGCCACGTCCTTGGGCAAGGATACGATAATCGTGGTGGATCTCCCGGAGGAGTTATACACCAAGGTTAAGAACGAACTTCTCCAGTCCAACCTGGGAGTGCGTGTTTCGTATTACTCCCCACAGCAGGGTGAGGACCCGAAGAGCTTTGTCGCCAGGATATTGCACTTGTACGGGCCATACGTCCTGAGTGCTGAGGTAGTGGAGGGGGACAGCAACAGCTTCCAGCTCACCGGAAGCGCCGCAACCAAGGAGGAGGCCCTCCAGGAAGCTAAGAGAATATACAGCGTCCTGAGGAGCGGTTCGCTTCCGACCAAGCTCGGGGTTATAAGCGAGGAGTACATATCACCCACCCTTGGATCCAGCTTTAAGAAGCAGGCCCTCATGGCGGGACTTGGGGCTTTAATAGCGGTTCTCCTGGCGATATACTTCCACTACAGGAGATGGAAGCTGGCCATCCCAATCGCCAGCACGAGCCTCTTTGAGGTCATCATAATCCTTGGCATGGCGTCCCTTATCCGCTGGAACCTGGATCTTCCAAGTATAGCGGGCATCATAGCGGCAATAGGTACGGGCGTTGATCAGCAGATAGTCATAACCGATGAGCTCCTCGGCGGGTCGAGCGCTGAAGGGGTGAGCAGGAGAATGGGCCTCCTGAGGAGAATGGCCAGGGCCTTCTTTGTAATACTGGCCTCGGCGACAACCACAATAGTTGCAATGAGTTTTCTCCTGTTTTACTTCGTCGGAACCCTGAAGGGATTCGCCGTTACTACGATACTGGGAGTCCTCATAGGTATCCTCATAACAAGACCAGCCTACGCTGAGATAGCCAAGTACCTGCTCTCGCTCGAGTGA
- a CDS encoding KaiC domain-containing protein, whose product MIKRVKTGIPGMDEILHGGIPERNVVLLSGGPGTGKSIFSQQFLWNGLQMGEPGIYVALEEHPVQVRQNMAQFGWDVRKYEEEGLFAMVDAFTAGIGKSKEYEKYLVPDLTDLRGFIDVLRTAVKDTGAKRLVVDSVTTLYINKPAMARSIVMQLKRVLAGLGVTSILVSQISVGERGFGGPGVEHGVDGIIRLDLDEIDGELKRSLIVWKMRGTSHSMRRHPFEITDGGIIVHHDKVLKRGGIFETE is encoded by the coding sequence ATGATCAAGAGAGTGAAGACGGGAATTCCAGGGATGGACGAGATACTCCACGGGGGAATCCCGGAGCGAAACGTCGTCCTGCTCAGCGGTGGGCCGGGAACGGGGAAGAGCATCTTTTCCCAGCAGTTCCTCTGGAACGGCCTCCAGATGGGCGAGCCCGGGATCTACGTGGCCCTTGAAGAGCACCCGGTTCAGGTAAGGCAGAACATGGCCCAGTTCGGCTGGGACGTCAGGAAGTACGAAGAGGAAGGGCTCTTCGCGATGGTCGACGCCTTCACAGCGGGAATCGGCAAGAGCAAGGAGTACGAAAAGTACCTGGTTCCTGATTTAACAGACCTCAGGGGGTTCATAGACGTCCTCAGGACGGCCGTGAAAGACACCGGGGCGAAGAGACTTGTGGTTGACTCCGTCACGACCCTCTACATAAACAAGCCCGCAATGGCGAGGAGCATAGTCATGCAGCTGAAGAGGGTTCTCGCGGGTTTGGGAGTTACGAGCATCCTCGTCAGCCAGATAAGCGTTGGAGAGAGGGGCTTCGGTGGGCCGGGAGTTGAGCACGGTGTTGATGGCATAATCCGCCTCGACCTCGACGAGATAGATGGCGAACTAAAGCGCTCGCTGATAGTCTGGAAGATGCGCGGGACGAGCCACAGCATGAGGAGGCACCCCTTCGAGATAACCGACGGCGGGATAATCGTCCACCACGATAAGGTTCTGAAGAGAGGGGGAATTTTCGAAACCGAATGA
- a CDS encoding NAD(+) kinase, which produces MKFGVVARRDKEEALKLAYRVYDFLRISGYDVVVDSETYQNLPQFDPGRVLPLEEFDVDVIIVIGGDGTILRVEHKTKRDFPILSINMGTLGFLTEVEPHETFFALSRFLGGEYYIDERMKLRTYINGENVIPDALNENAILTGIPGKIVHLKYYVDGGLADEFRADGIIIATPTGSTGYSLSAGGPFVDPRLELFVITPLNPIALGSRPMVVPSTSEIEVISLPPERELILAVDGQFYTRLEPGADIKIRKSPRKTKFIRFSHEIYPRYPLRLKRRF; this is translated from the coding sequence ATGAAGTTCGGGGTAGTCGCCCGCAGGGACAAAGAGGAGGCCCTAAAACTCGCCTACAGGGTGTACGACTTCCTCAGGATTAGCGGTTACGATGTGGTAGTTGATTCAGAAACGTACCAGAACCTTCCCCAGTTTGACCCGGGGAGGGTTCTTCCGCTCGAGGAGTTCGACGTGGATGTAATAATCGTGATAGGCGGAGACGGTACGATACTCAGAGTGGAGCACAAGACAAAGAGGGATTTTCCGATACTCAGCATCAACATGGGTACCCTGGGTTTTCTTACGGAGGTTGAGCCCCACGAGACCTTTTTTGCCCTCAGCAGGTTTCTTGGGGGAGAATACTACATCGATGAGAGGATGAAGCTGAGAACCTACATAAACGGGGAAAACGTTATCCCGGATGCTCTCAACGAGAACGCCATACTTACGGGAATTCCGGGCAAGATAGTGCACTTAAAATACTATGTTGATGGTGGTCTGGCGGATGAGTTCCGGGCGGATGGGATCATAATAGCGACCCCCACTGGATCGACGGGTTATTCCCTCTCCGCCGGTGGGCCCTTCGTTGATCCCCGGCTGGAGCTTTTTGTGATAACCCCTCTGAACCCGATAGCCCTGGGTTCCAGGCCAATGGTCGTCCCCTCCACGAGCGAAATTGAGGTAATTTCTCTTCCGCCGGAGAGGGAGCTTATTCTCGCAGTGGATGGACAGTTCTACACGAGGCTTGAGCCGGGAGCCGACATAAAAATAAGGAAATCCCCCAGAAAGACGAAGTTCATCCGTTTTTCCCACGAGATTTATCCGAGGTATCCTCTCCGCCTAAAGAGGCGGTTTTAG
- the speD gene encoding adenosylmethionine decarboxylase has protein sequence METIGFHYVVEAAGCDPEVIGNADRVRQIFLEAAKVSNMEVKSSYFFRFSPTGVSGVVIVAESHISVHTWPERGYAALDVYTCGTKANPEKAVDYILEQFRAKYAHVSEIKRGIAEEDGTFTHMIMTWEEALRKNGNGH, from the coding sequence ATAGAGACGATCGGGTTCCACTACGTTGTTGAGGCGGCCGGCTGCGATCCCGAGGTTATCGGTAACGCTGACAGGGTAAGACAGATATTCCTCGAGGCGGCGAAGGTAAGCAACATGGAGGTAAAATCGAGCTATTTCTTCAGGTTCTCGCCGACTGGAGTGAGTGGAGTTGTGATCGTCGCCGAAAGCCACATCTCAGTCCACACCTGGCCGGAAAGAGGCTACGCCGCTCTGGACGTTTACACCTGCGGCACAAAGGCCAATCCGGAGAAGGCCGTCGACTACATCCTTGAGCAGTTCAGGGCCAAGTACGCCCACGTCTCAGAGATAAAGCGCGGAATCGCGGAAGAGGACGGAACCTTCACCCACATGATAATGACCTGGGAAGAGGCCCTGAGAAAGAACGGAAACGGGCACTGA
- a CDS encoding DUF3201 domain-containing protein: protein MKKGMVREIHSLLNRIWEDIFTLNEELKAELPSEGFKVEDVEEVFGAYIFLDGEWEEMKYPHPAFEIKPQIEVGATPESYYFVVAVPKEKVSENFIGPFTETFRRSFIYGAEDFLNDVYNWRRDGGVSPGEILEKISNSEERVFQFEANFESAEELKEGIYKLIDLGKRFGIFDL from the coding sequence ATGAAAAAAGGTATGGTTAGGGAGATCCATTCGCTTCTCAACAGGATCTGGGAAGACATTTTCACCCTCAACGAGGAACTCAAGGCCGAGCTCCCGAGCGAGGGTTTCAAGGTGGAGGACGTTGAGGAGGTATTCGGGGCTTACATCTTTCTGGACGGCGAGTGGGAGGAGATGAAATACCCCCACCCTGCCTTCGAGATAAAGCCCCAGATTGAAGTCGGTGCCACACCGGAAAGTTACTACTTCGTCGTTGCCGTTCCGAAGGAAAAGGTGAGCGAGAACTTCATCGGACCGTTCACCGAAACCTTCCGCAGGAGCTTCATATATGGTGCGGAGGACTTCCTGAACGACGTCTACAACTGGAGGCGCGACGGGGGAGTCTCGCCGGGTGAAATACTTGAGAAGATATCCAATAGCGAGGAGAGGGTCTTCCAGTTCGAGGCCAACTTTGAAAGCGCCGAAGAGCTAAAGGAGGGCATTTACAAACTCATAGACTTGGGCAAGCGCTTTGGGATCTTCGACCTGTGA
- a CDS encoding potassium channel family protein, producing the protein MFVVIMGAGRVGYLVAKLLESEGHDVTVIEQNSERAQELSLLINGLVIEGDATDPKILEDANIKQADAFAALTGKDDANILACILAKNLNPEIYTALRISNPKNKKIFEQLQDLKKYFNFIISPEEIAAEYISRSITSPGFDRVLFPKEGAEIVRFEVTPESWVAGKSVKELNLPKDSLIVAIYDKKGTLIIPSGDTRLPERGSLIIFAKTGVLDSIKEIFERKKSSE; encoded by the coding sequence ATGTTTGTGGTCATAATGGGCGCCGGCAGGGTTGGGTATCTGGTTGCCAAGCTACTGGAGAGTGAGGGACACGATGTTACCGTGATAGAGCAGAACAGCGAGAGGGCTCAGGAGCTTTCCCTCCTTATAAACGGCCTCGTCATTGAAGGAGACGCCACAGACCCAAAAATCCTTGAAGATGCGAACATAAAGCAGGCGGATGCCTTCGCGGCCTTGACTGGAAAGGACGATGCAAACATCCTGGCCTGCATCTTGGCAAAGAACCTGAACCCTGAGATATACACCGCGCTCAGGATCAGCAACCCGAAGAACAAGAAGATATTCGAGCAGCTTCAGGATCTGAAGAAGTACTTCAACTTTATAATCTCCCCGGAGGAGATAGCGGCTGAGTACATCTCCAGGAGCATAACAAGCCCCGGCTTTGACAGGGTGCTCTTCCCGAAGGAGGGGGCCGAGATAGTCAGGTTTGAGGTAACTCCGGAGAGCTGGGTCGCTGGAAAGTCCGTTAAGGAACTAAACCTTCCGAAGGACTCTCTGATAGTCGCCATATACGACAAAAAGGGCACCCTGATAATCCCCTCCGGTGACACCAGGCTCCCGGAAAGGGGTTCGCTCATAATCTTCGCCAAGACCGGGGTCCTTGACAGCATCAAAGAGATATTCGAAAGGAAAAAATCATCGGAGTGA
- a CDS encoding acetate--CoA ligase family protein, with amino-acid sequence MSFFFYPKSVAVFGSFKRGAIAYEILRNIVEGGFEGRIIPVSLKGGTVEVAGKTFEIRERLDEPVDVAIIAVPANIVPALIDEIGPLIRGAIVISAGFSEAGNIELERELVEKAKKHGVRIIGPNCAGIFGVHGKFFGSFEVRVRPGGLALISQSGAFGGAALAMGNEEGVGFSAFVSYGNAADLNESDFLEYFADDENTKVIALYIEGVKEGKRFMKALSYAASKKPVIVLKAGKSASGAKAAASHTGSLAGSYEIYRAVFRQAGAIEVEEMEELFDAAKAFEMYPKTGKRVAVITNSGGPGVLATDKLEKLGLEMAELSEETVQKLRSFLPPQCSIKNPIDLIADADYERYRRTIETVCRDENVDSLLVICVPPIFIPSEEIAKAVIDAECNKPLIVNFMAGELVRDGVKLLEEKGIKNFPTPERAAKALKWLSLR; translated from the coding sequence CTGTCTTTCTTCTTCTATCCAAAAAGCGTTGCCGTTTTTGGATCGTTTAAAAGAGGTGCCATAGCCTACGAGATCCTCAGGAATATTGTGGAGGGCGGCTTTGAGGGGAGAATCATTCCGGTCAGCCTGAAGGGTGGAACCGTTGAAGTCGCTGGAAAGACCTTCGAAATCCGGGAAAGGCTTGATGAGCCAGTTGATGTTGCAATAATAGCTGTCCCAGCTAACATCGTTCCCGCTCTGATAGACGAGATTGGCCCGCTCATCAGGGGTGCCATCGTCATAAGCGCGGGCTTTTCTGAGGCTGGAAACATTGAGCTGGAGCGCGAGCTGGTTGAAAAGGCGAAAAAGCACGGTGTTAGAATCATAGGCCCCAACTGCGCCGGAATCTTCGGTGTCCACGGGAAGTTCTTCGGCTCCTTTGAGGTCCGCGTAAGGCCAGGCGGTTTGGCCCTGATCAGCCAGAGCGGGGCCTTTGGAGGGGCGGCCTTGGCGATGGGCAACGAGGAGGGAGTGGGCTTCTCGGCCTTCGTAAGCTATGGAAACGCGGCTGACCTCAACGAGAGCGACTTTCTCGAATACTTCGCCGACGACGAGAATACCAAAGTAATAGCCCTCTACATAGAGGGGGTTAAGGAGGGGAAGCGCTTCATGAAAGCGCTCAGCTACGCGGCAAGCAAAAAGCCGGTCATAGTACTCAAGGCCGGAAAGAGCGCGAGCGGCGCCAAAGCTGCGGCTTCCCATACCGGTTCCCTCGCGGGAAGCTATGAGATTTACCGCGCGGTATTCAGACAGGCCGGCGCCATAGAGGTCGAGGAGATGGAGGAGCTCTTTGACGCTGCCAAGGCCTTTGAGATGTATCCAAAAACGGGGAAGAGGGTGGCAGTGATAACCAACTCCGGCGGGCCGGGTGTTTTAGCAACGGACAAGCTGGAAAAGCTCGGCCTTGAGATGGCTGAGTTGAGCGAGGAAACGGTGCAAAAGCTCCGCTCCTTCCTCCCTCCCCAGTGCTCCATCAAGAACCCCATTGACCTCATAGCAGATGCAGACTACGAAAGGTACCGGAGAACAATTGAGACCGTTTGCAGGGATGAAAACGTTGACTCTCTCCTCGTGATATGCGTGCCGCCGATATTCATCCCGAGCGAGGAGATAGCTAAGGCAGTAATCGACGCTGAGTGCAACAAGCCTTTGATAGTGAACTTCATGGCGGGGGAGCTCGTCAGGGATGGGGTTAAGCTGCTTGAGGAAAAAGGAATAAAGAACTTCCCAACGCCAGAAAGGGCGGCAAAGGCCCTGAAATGGCTCTCACTCCGATGA